From the Cervus elaphus chromosome 20, mCerEla1.1, whole genome shotgun sequence genome, one window contains:
- the ARL4C gene encoding ADP-ribosylation factor-like protein 4C encodes MGNISSNISAFQSLHIVMLGLDSAGKTTVLYRLKFNEFVNTVPTIGFNTEKIKLSNGTAKGISCHFWDVGGQEKLRPLWKSYSRCTDGIIYVVDSVDVDRLEEAKTELHKVTKFAENQGTPLLVIANKQDLPKSLPVAEIEKQLALHELIPATTYHVQPACAIIGEGLTEGMDKLYEMILKRRKSLKQKKKR; translated from the coding sequence ATGGGCAACATCTCCTCCAACATCTCGGCCTTCCAGTCTCTGCACATCGTCATGCTGGGCTTGGACTCGGCCGGCAAGACTACGGTGCTCTACCGGCTCAAGTTCAACGAGTTCGTGAACACCGTGCCCACCATCGGCTTCAACACGGAGAAGATCAAGCTGAGCAACGGCACGGCCAAGGGCATCAGCTGCCACTTCTGGGACGTGGGCGGCCAGGAGAAGCTTCGGCCGCTGTGGAAGTCCTACAGCCGCTGCACGGACGGCATCATCTACGTGGTGGACTCGGTGGACGTGGACCGGCTGGAGGAGGCCAAGACGGAGCTGCACAAGGTGACCAAGTTCGCCGAGAACCAGGGCACGCCGCTGCTGGTCATCGCCAACAAGCAGGACCTGCCCAAATCGCTGCCCGTGGCGGAGATCGAGAAGCAGCTGGCGTTGCACGAGCTCATCCCGGCCACCACCTACCACGTCCAGCCGGCGTGCGCCATCATCGGCGAGGGCCTCACCGAGGGCATGGACAAGCTCTACGAGATGATCCTGAAACGCAGGAAGTCCCTCAAGCAGAAGAAGAAGCGGTAA